TTTATGCAACAGTGGTTACAAAAATATTGGGATTACCTGCGGATTGAACGCCAAGTTAGCCCTCATACTTTGGCAAACTATCAGCGTCAGCTTACTTGGATCGTGGCTTTATTGCAACAGCAAGGCATTGAGCAATGGCAACAAGTGACGCCGAGTGTGGTGCGTTTTATTTTAACACAAAGCCACCAAGCGGGGTTAAAGCCAAAGAGTTTGGCATTGCGTTTATCGGCATTACGCCAATTTTTAAGTTATTTAGTATGGCAAGGGGAATTATCCGTTAATCCAGCCACAGGCATTTCCCCGCCCAAGCCTGCAAAACATTTACCCAAAAATCTTGAGGCGGAGCAGATACAACAGTTACTTGATGATCAAAGCAACGAACCCATTGATTTACGTGATCGTGCAATAATGGAATTAATGTATAGTGCGGGGTTACGTTTATCGGAATTGCAAGGCTTGGATCTGCAAAGTATTAATACCAGAGTGCGTGAAGTGCGAGTAATTGGAAAAGGTAATAAAGAACGCATTTTGCCCTTTGGGCGATACGCCAGCTATGCGATCCAACAATGGCTAAAGGTACGTCCCTTATTTAATCCGCAGGATAATGCCTTATTTGTGAGCCAAGTGGGCAAGCGGATTTCTCATCGGAGTATTCAAAAACGCTTGGAAAAATGGGGAATGAAACAAGGATTAAATAGCCATTTAAATCCCCATAAATTACGCCATTCTTTTGCTACGCATATGCTTGAGGCAAGTGCCGATTTGCGTGCAGTACAAGAATTATTAGGACACGCCAATTTATCTACCACCCAAATTTATACCCATTTAAACTTTCAGCATTTGGCGGCGGTGTATGATTCAGCACACCCAAGGGCGAAAAAGAAATAAGGAGAAAGCAATGCGTTTTTATCGGAGATTAAGTGAGTTTAAATTAATCAGCTTTGATCTTGATGATACCTTATATGATAACCGCCCTGTCATCATTCAGGCAGAACAGGCTTTTGTGGATTATCTTGCTCAACGTAGCGGTATTGCTCAAGTGAATTTAAGCTATTGGCAATATTGGAAACAACAAATAGCACAACAAAATCCCTTATTATGTGAAAATGTGGTGCAATGGCGGCGTGAAATCTTACGCCAATTATTGCTTGCACATCAACGAAGTGCGGTGGATATTGAAAAAATTATTGCCGATTGTTTGCAGGAATTCGTGCAGTGGCGACATCAAATTCAACTTCCCAAGCAAAGCATTGAGGTACTTAATCAATTAGCACAAAAATACCCACTTGTAGCCTTAACCAATGGCAATGTTGAGCCGAGCAAGATTGGTTTAAACCAATTTGATTTAGTATTGCGTGGTGGCGAGCATGGGCGAGCCAAACCTCATCAAGATTTATTTCAGCAAGCCTGCGATAATTTTCATATTGCCCCACAACAACTCTTGCATATTGGTGATAATCTCTTAACGGATATACAAGGGGCAATTCAAGCAGGTTGCCAAGCCGTATGGCTAAATAATGAAAATACCCCATTAATACAACAACCTCAAGCGAGGTTATTGCCAACCTTAGAAATTAGCCAACTTAGCCAATTATTGGCATTGCTAGATTAAATTCAGCAGAGAATTAGGCGCAATTCCCTCGTTCAATAATAATCCCCACATTGCGGGCTTGTGCTACGGCTTTAGGTTTGCTTAATTTCAAACGTAACCAAGGGATTTGAAATTGTTGTTGTAATTGCTGTGCTACTTCATTGGCAACCCGTTCAAGCAATAAAAAAGGTTTGCTTTCAACATAATCAATAATAAATTGGCTTACTTCCGCATAATTTAAACAATGATTCACATCATCGCTTTCCCCTGCTTTACGGCTATCCCATGCCATTTCAAGATCAAAAATTAATGTTTGTTTAATTTGTTGTTCCCAATCATAAATCCCAATTTGGGCAAAGACGGTTAAGCCTTCAATAAAAATACGATCTTGCATTGATATACCTCATAAAAATAATGATATTTTAAAATTCCGTTAGGCGTATGCTATCAATTTTCGCTACAATAGACGAACAAAATTTTGGCGGGAGAAAAAGGAATGAACCTATTTGCGATCTTTTATATGTTATGTGCCTATTTATTAGGCTCAATTTCCAGTGCCATTTTATTTTGCCACCTTGCCAGATTGCCCGATCCCCGCACACAAGGTTCACAAAACCCCGGGGCAACCAATGTATTGCGCATAGGCGGAAAGTGGTTGGCTTTAGCGGTATTATTGTGCGATATATTAAAAGGTATGCTACCTGTTTGGTTAGGTTATTATTTAGGTTTAACCCAATTTGAATTAGGTATGGTGGCATTGGCGGCTTGTTTAGGTCATATTTTTCCTATTTTCTTTAAATTTAAAGGCGGAAAAGGGGTGGCAACTGCTTTTGGCGCAATCGCCCCCATAGATTGGTCTGTGGCTGGGGCTATGGTGGCTTGTTGGTTACTTGTTTTCTTAGTCAGTGGTTATTCTTCACTAAGTGCAGTGATTACCGCCTTAATTATTCCTTTTGTTGTTTGGTGGGTAAAACCCGAATTTACTTTCCCCGTGGCGCTTGTTTGTTGCCTACTCATTTACCGCCACCATGATAATATCCAGCGTTTATGGCGAGGGCAGGAAGATAAAGTGTGGAATAAGTTGAAATGGAAGTAGAATTTATTTGGTTATGAGAAAAAAGTGCAGTGAATTTTACCGCACTTTTTTTATTTGATTAATTACTGCTATATATAATAAACTCTAGTTTTTCTAAAAATAGTCGT
Above is a window of Volucribacter amazonae DNA encoding:
- the folB gene encoding dihydroneopterin aldolase, with product MQDRIFIEGLTVFAQIGIYDWEQQIKQTLIFDLEMAWDSRKAGESDDVNHCLNYAEVSQFIIDYVESKPFLLLERVANEVAQQLQQQFQIPWLRLKLSKPKAVAQARNVGIIIERGNCA
- the xerC gene encoding tyrosine recombinase XerC — encoded protein: MQQWLQKYWDYLRIERQVSPHTLANYQRQLTWIVALLQQQGIEQWQQVTPSVVRFILTQSHQAGLKPKSLALRLSALRQFLSYLVWQGELSVNPATGISPPKPAKHLPKNLEAEQIQQLLDDQSNEPIDLRDRAIMELMYSAGLRLSELQGLDLQSINTRVREVRVIGKGNKERILPFGRYASYAIQQWLKVRPLFNPQDNALFVSQVGKRISHRSIQKRLEKWGMKQGLNSHLNPHKLRHSFATHMLEASADLRAVQELLGHANLSTTQIYTHLNFQHLAAVYDSAHPRAKKK
- the plsY gene encoding glycerol-3-phosphate 1-O-acyltransferase PlsY yields the protein MNLFAIFYMLCAYLLGSISSAILFCHLARLPDPRTQGSQNPGATNVLRIGGKWLALAVLLCDILKGMLPVWLGYYLGLTQFELGMVALAACLGHIFPIFFKFKGGKGVATAFGAIAPIDWSVAGAMVACWLLVFLVSGYSSLSAVITALIIPFVVWWVKPEFTFPVALVCCLLIYRHHDNIQRLWRGQEDKVWNKLKWK
- the yigB gene encoding 5-amino-6-(5-phospho-D-ribitylamino)uracil phosphatase YigB, which gives rise to MRFYRRLSEFKLISFDLDDTLYDNRPVIIQAEQAFVDYLAQRSGIAQVNLSYWQYWKQQIAQQNPLLCENVVQWRREILRQLLLAHQRSAVDIEKIIADCLQEFVQWRHQIQLPKQSIEVLNQLAQKYPLVALTNGNVEPSKIGLNQFDLVLRGGEHGRAKPHQDLFQQACDNFHIAPQQLLHIGDNLLTDIQGAIQAGCQAVWLNNENTPLIQQPQARLLPTLEISQLSQLLALLD